GGTGCCTTCGATCTGACGGTAGAGAAAGCATGAGCACTCGGGAAACCATCTTTGCCGCGATCGAGGCCGCGCTAGCCGCAACCGGCGCGAACGAAATCGAACGAATGCCGTCGAGCGACCCGGCATCCTTCCCGGCCCTACACATCATGGACGACGGCCAGGGCCAGTTGGAAGGGGAAGCCGGGTCGACCCGCTATGGCATGGCCATTTCGATCGAAGGCTATGTCGAAGGCTCTGGCGGCAGCGCCATGCACACCGCCCTCAACACCCTTCATGCTGCAACGGTCACCGCCATCATCGGCCTGATCCCGACCGTCGTCGTAATCGAAGATATTCAGGAAGGCGATTTGCGCACGGCGGTCGCGCCGCTCGCCAGTGCCGCCCGCCTCGCCTTTAGCCAGGATTTTACCATCACCTTCGCCACTCGGCGCGGGCAACCTTAACCCTATAGGAGCAAGACATGGGTGATCCCGTAATCCGCCCCGACAATGCGGTGGCGATGTTCAAGATCGAAACCACCGAAGGCGTCGACGCCGTGCCCACGGCGGCCGATGCCTTCCCGTTCGACACAGGGCAGCAGTTCAACAGCCCGTTCACGACGGAAGACTCGACCGAAGTGACCGGCTCGTTCGTCGCCGGTGCGCCGACCGTCATCGGTCAGCCCGCCGAAATCACCTTTCGCTGCAAGATGAAGGGCGCGAACGCAGCCTATTCCGCCAGCGTCAAGCCGCCGCACCATGCCCTGCTGGTCGCGGCGGGCAAAAAAGCCTTGTTCACCGCTGCCGTCGCCGCTGCCGCTGTCACTGCCGTGGCCGGCGGGACCGCGACGCTTGCGGCCGCGTTCGCCGCCACTGCCCAAGCCTATCGCGGGATGCCGGTCAAGCTGTCAGGTGGGCCGGGCGCTGGTCGCACCACCTTCATCACCGACTATACAGCCGCCCGCGTGGCGACGCTGGCCGACAGTTTCAGCCCGGTGCTGACCACCGCGACGCAGGCGGAAATTCTGCCCAACTGGACCTATGCCGGGACCAGCCCGAAGGATCAGTCCGCGCGCCTGACCGATCAGCCCAGCGGTACGCTGTACCTGAATGAAGACGGCGTCCTGCGCAAGTATACAGCCTGCCGTGTCAGCCTAACTGATTGGGGCGGCGACACTGCCAAATCTGGCTTCTTCACGTTCCGCATCACCGGTATCTATGCCGGCAAGGTCGATGCGGCGATGCCAGATGCCGCCGTGCCGCTGCATAGCGGCCCGATCTTGGCGATGGGTGTCAGCGGCGTCGATCCCGCCTTTCTGGTCAATCGGCAGCAGCTTCCCATTTCGTCCTGGTCGATCGCTGAAAACACGACCCAGGAAAACCCGGAAGACCCCAACACCTTCTATGGTTTCGGCGCATCGCAGTTGGGTCGCCGCGTGCCCGAACTGCGATGCGATCCGCTTGCCACGCTGGTCGCTACGCGCAATGTCGAGGCGGATATAGCGGCGATGTCCCAATTTTCCGCACTGATCCGGGCTATTGGTGCCGCCTACAACCGCTGGGCCATCACGATGCCACTGGCGCAGCCGGTTGCGGCCGACAGTGCCACGCGCGGTTCGCTGCGGTCGGAAGACACCCGCTTCCGTCTGCTCAGCCCCGGCCGCGACGCCCAGGCGCGCGACGGCGACTCGATCCTCTGTTTCTGGTAAGGCCCATGTCGATCATCATCGCATCCACCGCCGCATCGGCGGCCGAACCCTTCACGCCGAAATGGCTGGAGGGCACCGCCGGTGCGCCAACCTTCTATATTCGTGCGGGCGACATCATCGAACGCCAGCTGATGGAGGCCGAACTATCTGGCCCGGCCTATAATGCCGGTGAAATCTGGCCCTGGGAGAAGCATGGCGCGCTGATCGACGGCATTAGCGCCTTTGCCGGGGAAGACACTGCGCACCTGATCGCGCTTGCTGAAACGTCGGTGAAGGGCGAGCTTGTCGACCCTGCCGAAATCCAGCTGTTACAGCAGGTGACACAGACGATCGCCCAGCATTTCCCGGCCTATCGGGCGCTGGTCGAGCGGGAGGAACGCCGCCGGGCAATCCTGCCCATGGTCGCCTTTTGCCGCTATTGCGTGGATTGGGAAAATGTCGAGGGTCGGCCGGTGCGTGGCATCAGCGGCCAGATCGACCCTGCAACGTTGACCACAGTCGACCCTCTGTTGCTGCGCGTCGCCGGCATGGAGGCCTATGACCGGCAATATGGGCTTAGCGCCCGAAAAAACTCCGATGCGCCCTTGAAGTCCGGCGACGACCAAGAGACTTCGCCTTTGGCCGAACCTTCGGAGACGGATGGATCATCGCAGGCGAGCGATACCGGGAAAACCCCCGCCTGACCCTCCCCGCCTGGGCGCTCTTCACCGTCGACCTATGGTTGCGGTGTCGGGCGCGCGGCGGGGCGCTGGGTGGTGGCACACCGATATTGCCCGGGCCGGGCGGCTATGGCCAGCAGCCGGCGGCATTGATGGATGCCTTTGACCTGCTGGAAATGATGGTGAGCGAGAAAGACGATGCCAGCCCTTGAACTCTCCGTCGACCGCGCCGACCTCGATCGGCGCAGTGACGCCATCATCACCGCCATGTTGCTGGCGGGCACCCGCTCCATCCATGCCAGCACCAAATGGCTGGAACGGCGCCTGGAGGATCAGACCAAGCGCGCCGTCAAGGGCCGGCTGTGGCGCGCCTGGAAGTCGGACGCCTATCCGGCGCAGGGCCGCGCGGCCTATTCGCCGGAAGGCCAGGTCTATGTGAACGGGGGAAAACGCTCGGTCGGCGCGATGGCCTATTGGACCAGGCCCGGCATCAACAAGAAGGCATCGGGCGAATGGCTGGCGATCCCGACGCCGGAAGCCGGGGTGCTGGGTCGCAGCCGCAACATCACGCCAGGCGAATGGGAACGCCGCAACGGCATTCGCCTCGAATATGTGCATGGCAAGGATGGAAAGCCGTCCCGCCTGGTTGCCGAACATGTGATGTTCGGCGCCAATGGCATCGGCGTCCGTGTGCCGACAAAGAAGCGGCTGCGCAACCAGCGCTATATCAATCGCGACGGCAGTCCTGCGCGGGTGCAGTCCGTCACCATCTTCGTGCTGATCCCATTCCAGCGCTTTGCCAACAAGGTGGCGGTTGACCCGATCGTGCGGCAGGCAGAGGCCTATCTCGCCAAGGATTATCGCGAGCGGACCACGAAGGTGGGCCGGCAGTTCAGCTAGTCTTTTGACTTCCTAATCGCCTCGACGATCGCGCCTGCTGCTATGAGGCCAATGCCGCTTACAAACAGTGCCGAGCTATAGATTGCCTGAAGGACGATGTCGGGCACTCCATAACTCACTCCGGCGCTGAAGACGATCAGCAGTATTCCGACAGCATAGAACGCGATGCTCATTATTTTCCCCTGCCCTTCAGAGGGCAGACCCATAGCCCGCTGGCCTGCGATGGTCCAGCAATGGAGTCCTGTGCATGGTTGACATCCTTGCCCGCCTGAAAATTCGGGCGGAAGAATTTTCGCGCGGCGCTGACCAGGCGTTTGGCCGCTTTGAACAGCAGGCGGCTAAGTCGGGCAACCGCGCGGGTGATGAATTTGCGCGCGGACTTTCTGCCCGGATCGATGCGCTAACCACGGGCGCCGGTATCGCTGCGATTGTTTCATTGGGTCAACGCGCGCTCGACCATGTCCAGACGCTGAAGAAGGAAAGCCAGCAGCTCGGCATTTCGACCAAGGCGCTTCAGGAATATCGCTTTGCGGCGGCGGAAGTCGGTGTCGAACAGCAGGATTTGAGCGACAGCTTTACCGACCTGACCCAGAAAATCGGCGAAGCGCGCGGCGGCAACAAGGATGCGAAAGATGCCTTCCGCGATCTGGGCATCGATATCGACACAACGACCGGGCGCGCCAAGAGTATGGAAGGCGTCTTCAATGAGCTGATCGGCAAGTTGTCGCAGGTCAGTGATCCGACCGAGCGCGCGCGTCTGGAAGCCCAGCTGTTCGGCGATGAATGGCGCAAGATCGACCCCATGCTGCGCGCCGGGGCCGGGCGGATCGACGGCCTGCGACAGGCCGCGAACGAGTTCGGCGCCGTCATTTCGGACGACGCGATCCAGAATGCCGATGCCACCGCCCGCAAGGTGCAGCAGATGAAGATGGTGCTGGAGGCGAATATTGCCGATGCTGTCGCCAAGAACTCGGGGGCGATCCTTGGCCTGGCCAATAGCCTGACGCGAATGACCGGTAGTTTGGCCCAATGGTGGAGCCAGAACCCGGAAAAGGCCTATGCACTTATGGGCGCCGCAGGGGGGGCACGAGCCGGTTTTGCATTAGGCGGGCCGATCGGGGCAATTATTGGTACCGGTGGTGGATTGGTCGCCGGAGCAGCTTATGGGAAGTCCGACAAGCAGGCCTCCGATGACGCCAATATGACCCTGGCTTTCCGCCGCCAGCAGGCGTTGAACGCGAAGAAGGAACTGGATGCGATGCGCGCCGCACAGACCAGCGGATCGCTGGTCAGCTTTCGGCGCAGCGGCAGCGAGCGGTCAGGCGGGACGTTGCAGCAGGCGGAAGCCGAAGTCTTGCGGCAGGCAAAATTGCTGTGGCGCGCGGCCCAGGCTGCGCAGACATCGACCATCCGGCGCACCGGTCCGATCTGGACCAGCCCTGTTACCGTCGATCCCGAAAGCCCCACCAGCGCTGCATCGTCGGGCGGTCGCGCCTCCGGTCGTTCGGCAGGCTCGGGCCAATCCGATGCCGATCGCGACCTTGAAAAGCAGAATGAGGCCGAACAGCGTCTGCGCGAAAGTCTGGAAGAGACGATCCAGCGCCAGCGCGACAGCCAGCAATTGGCCGATCTTCGCGCGCGGGGTCTCGATCGGCAGGCCGACCTTCAGCAAGCGATGCTGGAAATTCAGCGCCAGTTCCCCGGCCTGGAGGGCACGACCAACGCGGAGGCGGCCAAGCTGCTGGGCCTGCGCGAAGATCAGATCGCGCCGCTGCGGGAGCAATATGAGCTGCTGAAGGAAATCCGCACAGCAGAAGTCAATCGCGATGCCGATGCCGATGAAGCCCGGCAGCGCGTCGAGAATGAACGCAAGGCGCAGGAGGAAATAGGTCGTCTGCGCGAGGAAGCGGACCAGCGCCAGCGCCGGTCGATCGAGGATTTGTCGCGCCTCTATTATGACCTGTTCTCGGGCCATAGCAGCGATATATGGCGCGATTTCAAGCGCGAGGGCATGGAAGTCATGGCGACGCTGGCGGCGCAGTGGACCATCGCGCAATTTTCCGGTCGGCCCTTCGACCCCCTGACGGCGCTGAGTACGGCCACCAGCAGCATGGGCTTCGGTGGCCCGGCCAGCGCTATATTGTCGGCCCTGACGAACGGCAGCGGCCGGGCAAGCGGGCTGGCGGAACTGGCCGCAGCGGAAGGCGGCGACGCCGGACAGATCGCATCGGCAGCGGGTCTGGCCAAACAGTTCGGCGCGACCAGCGGCCTGAGCGGCATCGCATCCAGCGTCGCATCGGTCATGGGTCCATTGGCCATCGCATCCGCCGCCAACAGCATGATCGGGGATATTTTCGGTTTCAAGGGTGGCCCGCTGGGCGTACTCACCGGCCCGATATCGAACCTGATCAACCCCAGTCGATCGGCCGGCGCCACCATTACCGGCCTGGACAGCGTGACGATCGGTGGCAAGGACAAGAAGCAATATGGCGTGGCGAGCGGCCTGGCGGACAATGTCCTGTCGGGCCTCAAGGATTTGGCCGACCAGCTGGGCGGCAGCGTAGGCAGCTTTCGCACGACGATTGGCGTTCGTGACGGCGATTATCGCGTCAATCCCACCGGATCGTCGCTGAAGACGAAAAACGGCGCCGTCGAATTTGACGATGATGTCGAAGGCGCCATTGCCTATGCCATTGCCGACGCCGTGTCGGACGGCGCGATCATGGGGATATCGGAAGCCAGCAAGCGCCTGCTGACTTCGGGCGCCGACCTGTCCGAAGCGATCGAGAAGGCGGCGGCGATCGAGGCGATCCCCAAGGCATTGCAGGCCCGGCTCGATCCGGTCGGCTATGCGATCGAGCAGCTGAACGACAAGTGGGACGATACCTGGGCCGCGCTGAAGGAAGGCGCCGCCACCGCCGAACAGATGGCAGAAGCCCAGCAACTCTATAATCTGGAGCTGGA
The sequence above is drawn from the Sphingobium sp. AP49 genome and encodes:
- a CDS encoding DUF6441 family protein, with product MPALELSVDRADLDRRSDAIITAMLLAGTRSIHASTKWLERRLEDQTKRAVKGRLWRAWKSDAYPAQGRAAYSPEGQVYVNGGKRSVGAMAYWTRPGINKKASGEWLAIPTPEAGVLGRSRNITPGEWERRNGIRLEYVHGKDGKPSRLVAEHVMFGANGIGVRVPTKKRLRNQRYINRDGSPARVQSVTIFVLIPFQRFANKVAVDPIVRQAEAYLAKDYRERTTKVGRQFS